Proteins encoded within one genomic window of Candidatus Methylomirabilota bacterium:
- a CDS encoding tetratricopeptide repeat protein: MRRARWAVLGLGLLVGAVPATGEGATPRPVELPPPELAVTVVPIPLGLARPPLEPPPPPALPSPAADPGLPPLPRFLTVVPKPLPPTGDPGGTACTFSFGRAAALAECGVHRLLQGDLSGARQTLEDSLTRERRGPSAPMAYVWLGEVAFREARYEEAERHYRTALTLGPPAELGPYAALGVGWLALRRGDLAEAPRAFAQGLASRPPRPLAFVLQFLDGVARLLAERPRDAVALWDVVAGSGPPPQLAEELLFWRGVALARLGEPELARGALDSFLAAVPATHPLRADAIAQSGWVALGRGAADDALRRFLWAAGSSPRAELIPQLRAGLVRAYLALGDAGRARDEARRLALESARDPLLPSVLMLIAEDAARRNATAEALDSYRHLLTLPLEPRLAEYVTYRVAEALERHGNVAEAERSFRTLRETGRVEAIAQRAAYRLGLIALRTQRPADARAEGEALLRASVIPELREAVLLLTGEGAARADDPNRAAGLFRLLLRDVPTSPRAAAARLALGWALLKDGEPEAALREWDQARLAPDLEVAVLANLAIADISLRQGHEARAVEALRELGRLAPSHPLSETLAINRGILLVRTKDYDGAVQVLEPLVPQIKAPALQALVRRALGLARYDLGQFDAAEQHFAWAAYWAPAEPSNSLGLGLAALAQNRLSEAEKALGAARFAASPDVAIPAAYGLILAAAKRKDEPLFRERATLFVDRYPSHPYAGLLLYGLIRVALEQGQLDQADSLVKRLLKDQPSSEFVGDALSLLAAAATQERPALARQAFREILARTKDGEARKDAWLGLGGAALALGDGAEAQRAMEGFLREASPSDARSPEALALLVRAFDLQGRRDQTLTATEAFLARFPGHPLAPAVQLTRGHLLLAERQWSAAQQALESARDTGEPAVAAAAHVWLGELHRARGAHETAIAAYLGATYLYPDTSWAARGLQGAAQSYLARQMPREASILLRKLASRPGVEPTLAQWARQALAKLGPITGEDPAQALRKGAARP; encoded by the coding sequence GTGAGACGCGCTCGGTGGGCCGTCCTCGGCCTCGGGCTCCTCGTGGGCGCCGTTCCCGCGACCGGGGAGGGGGCGACCCCGCGCCCGGTCGAGCTGCCCCCGCCGGAGCTCGCGGTGACCGTGGTGCCGATCCCGCTCGGGCTCGCGCGACCGCCCCTCGAGCCGCCTCCCCCGCCCGCCCTCCCGTCGCCGGCGGCGGACCCCGGGCTGCCTCCGCTGCCGCGCTTCCTCACGGTGGTGCCGAAGCCGCTCCCGCCGACCGGCGATCCTGGCGGCACCGCCTGTACGTTCAGCTTCGGGCGCGCGGCCGCGCTGGCCGAGTGCGGGGTGCACCGGCTGCTGCAGGGCGACCTGAGCGGGGCGCGGCAGACACTCGAGGACAGCCTGACCCGCGAGCGTCGCGGGCCGTCCGCGCCCATGGCGTACGTCTGGCTCGGCGAGGTCGCTTTTCGCGAGGCGCGCTACGAGGAGGCCGAGCGGCATTACCGGACGGCGCTCACGCTGGGTCCGCCAGCGGAGCTCGGACCCTACGCGGCGTTGGGGGTGGGCTGGCTCGCGCTCCGCCGTGGCGACCTGGCCGAGGCGCCGCGCGCCTTCGCCCAGGGGCTCGCCAGCCGGCCGCCGCGACCCCTCGCGTTCGTGCTCCAGTTCCTCGACGGGGTGGCGCGGCTCCTGGCCGAGCGTCCCCGGGACGCCGTCGCGCTCTGGGACGTGGTGGCGGGCAGCGGCCCACCACCGCAGCTCGCCGAGGAGCTCCTCTTCTGGCGCGGTGTCGCCCTGGCTCGGCTGGGAGAGCCCGAGCTGGCCCGGGGCGCCCTGGACAGCTTCCTGGCCGCGGTGCCGGCGACCCATCCGTTGCGGGCCGATGCGATCGCGCAGAGCGGGTGGGTGGCCCTCGGCCGAGGCGCGGCCGACGACGCCCTCCGCCGCTTTCTGTGGGCGGCGGGCTCGAGCCCCCGCGCCGAGCTGATCCCGCAGCTCCGAGCCGGCCTGGTGCGCGCCTATCTCGCCCTCGGCGATGCGGGCCGGGCCCGCGACGAGGCGCGCCGGCTGGCGCTGGAATCGGCGCGCGACCCGCTGCTGCCGTCGGTGCTGATGCTCATCGCCGAGGACGCCGCGCGGCGCAACGCGACGGCCGAGGCCCTCGACAGCTATCGCCATCTGCTCACCCTCCCGCTGGAGCCGCGGCTCGCCGAGTACGTGACCTACCGCGTCGCCGAGGCCCTCGAGCGGCATGGGAACGTGGCCGAGGCCGAGCGATCCTTCCGAACCTTGCGCGAGACCGGGCGCGTCGAGGCGATCGCCCAGCGGGCGGCGTACCGGCTCGGGCTGATTGCGCTCCGGACCCAGCGGCCGGCCGATGCCCGGGCGGAGGGCGAGGCCCTCCTGCGGGCCAGCGTGATCCCGGAGCTCCGGGAGGCCGTGCTCCTCCTGACCGGCGAGGGCGCCGCCCGCGCCGACGACCCGAACCGCGCGGCCGGACTCTTCCGTCTGCTGCTCCGCGACGTCCCGACTTCGCCGCGGGCCGCGGCGGCCCGGCTCGCCCTGGGCTGGGCGCTCCTGAAGGACGGCGAGCCGGAGGCGGCCCTGCGCGAATGGGATCAGGCCCGGCTCGCCCCCGACCTCGAGGTCGCCGTGCTCGCCAACCTCGCCATCGCCGACATCTCGCTGCGACAGGGGCACGAGGCGCGGGCCGTCGAAGCGCTTCGCGAGCTCGGCCGGCTGGCCCCGTCGCATCCGCTCAGCGAGACGCTCGCCATCAACCGCGGGATCCTCCTCGTCCGGACCAAAGATTACGATGGCGCGGTGCAGGTCCTCGAGCCGCTCGTCCCCCAGATCAAGGCCCCGGCCCTGCAGGCGCTCGTGCGCCGCGCGCTGGGGCTTGCCCGCTACGACCTGGGCCAGTTCGACGCCGCCGAGCAGCACTTCGCGTGGGCCGCCTACTGGGCACCCGCCGAGCCGTCCAACTCGCTGGGGCTCGGCCTGGCCGCGCTGGCCCAGAACCGGCTCAGCGAGGCCGAGAAGGCCCTCGGCGCGGCGCGGTTCGCGGCGAGCCCCGACGTCGCCATTCCCGCGGCCTACGGCCTGATCCTGGCGGCGGCCAAGCGGAAGGACGAGCCGCTCTTCCGCGAGCGCGCGACCCTCTTCGTCGACCGCTACCCGAGCCATCCCTACGCAGGCCTTCTCCTCTATGGGCTCATCCGCGTCGCTCTGGAGCAGGGCCAGCTCGACCAGGCCGACAGCTTGGTCAAGCGGCTCCTGAAGGACCAACCGAGCAGCGAGTTCGTCGGCGACGCCCTGAGCCTCCTGGCCGCCGCCGCCACCCAGGAGCGGCCAGCCCTCGCGCGCCAGGCCTTCCGGGAGATCCTGGCGCGCACGAAGGACGGCGAGGCGCGGAAGGATGCGTGGCTCGGGCTCGGGGGGGCTGCGCTCGCGCTCGGCGACGGCGCCGAGGCCCAGCGCGCGATGGAGGGCTTCCTCCGGGAGGCCTCGCCGAGCGACGCGCGGTCCCCGGAAGCCCTGGCGCTGCTGGTGCGGGCCTTCGATCTGCAGGGGCGGCGGGATCAGACCCTCACCGCCACCGAGGCGTTCCTCGCGCGCTTCCCCGGTCACCCGCTCGCCCCCGCCGTCCAGCTCACGCGCGGTCATCTCCTGCTCGCCGAGCGCCAGTGGTCGGCCGCCCAGCAGGCGCTCGAGTCGGCGCGCGACACCGGAGAGCCGGCGGTGGCGGCCGCCGCCCACGTCTGGCTCGGCGAGCTCCATCGAGCTCGCGGGGCGCACGAGACCGCGA
- a CDS encoding tetratricopeptide repeat protein, with the protein MRTRMHAGVPGILGALLALGLVVGAGRTAGGAVSEADRLWVVGVQAFEDGLYDLTYRELGRFVEMVPAADPRRGDAIFLRGKAAFALGRYTEALRDFQGAQTVPLQVIAAGEPLFWEAEALFRLRRFEDARDRYSLFLRNHPGAPYAADALYARAFSELELGHPDEALASFNQLLTEFPKSELAASAAYAAARELVRAKRWEDALPLLSTYQNRYVLSRFLPEVRYLLGVTQLETGRTPEGVRTLEQFLAANPSQELAPSARIVLGETHAKAGRGREAIEQYRALVKQAPTHPFVPQALYQIGELSQRLGRAADAESAWKTLRRDHPGDALAALAGLELAQGYLKRRQFDQAMDVAREVADSGGAQRFQALLLLGESALKAGKLGDAETAYARALAEAPPDSPERLRALAGVGLVAESQREAGAARRAYQEIIDKAEDAELVQWAKGRVQGLEAREKPPPRPAPKGKPRSKLEGKS; encoded by the coding sequence ATGCGGACACGGATGCACGCAGGGGTGCCGGGGATCCTCGGGGCGCTCCTCGCGCTGGGGCTGGTCGTCGGGGCCGGCCGGACGGCCGGGGGCGCCGTCTCGGAGGCCGATCGCCTGTGGGTGGTCGGGGTCCAGGCCTTCGAGGACGGGCTCTACGACCTGACGTACCGGGAGCTCGGGCGCTTTGTCGAGATGGTGCCGGCCGCCGACCCTCGGCGCGGAGACGCCATCTTCCTGCGCGGCAAGGCCGCCTTCGCGCTGGGCCGCTACACCGAGGCCCTGCGCGACTTCCAGGGCGCCCAGACCGTGCCCCTGCAGGTCATCGCCGCCGGCGAGCCGCTCTTCTGGGAGGCGGAGGCCCTCTTCCGGCTGCGGCGCTTCGAGGACGCTCGCGACCGCTACTCGCTCTTCCTGCGGAACCACCCCGGCGCGCCGTATGCTGCGGACGCCCTCTACGCCCGGGCCTTCAGCGAGCTGGAGCTGGGACATCCGGATGAAGCGCTGGCGAGCTTCAATCAGCTCCTGACCGAGTTCCCGAAGAGCGAGCTGGCGGCCTCGGCGGCGTACGCGGCGGCGCGCGAGCTGGTGCGGGCCAAGCGCTGGGAGGACGCGCTGCCGCTCCTGTCCACCTACCAGAACCGCTACGTCCTGAGCCGCTTTCTTCCGGAGGTTCGCTACCTTCTGGGAGTCACGCAGCTCGAGACCGGCCGGACGCCGGAAGGCGTGCGCACGCTCGAGCAGTTCCTCGCCGCGAACCCGAGTCAGGAGCTGGCGCCCTCGGCCCGAATCGTGCTGGGTGAGACCCACGCCAAAGCCGGCCGGGGCCGGGAGGCGATCGAGCAGTATCGGGCGCTCGTCAAGCAAGCGCCGACCCATCCGTTCGTCCCCCAGGCCCTGTACCAGATCGGCGAGCTCTCCCAGCGGCTCGGCCGCGCCGCCGATGCCGAGAGCGCGTGGAAGACGCTGCGTCGCGATCACCCGGGCGACGCGCTGGCCGCGCTGGCCGGGCTCGAGCTGGCCCAGGGCTACCTCAAGCGCCGCCAGTTCGATCAGGCGATGGACGTCGCCCGCGAGGTGGCCGACAGTGGCGGCGCCCAGCGCTTCCAGGCCTTGTTGCTGCTCGGGGAGAGCGCCCTGAAGGCGGGCAAGCTCGGCGACGCCGAGACGGCCTACGCCCGGGCGCTCGCCGAGGCCCCCCCCGACTCGCCCGAGCGGCTCCGGGCGCTGGCCGGCGTCGGCCTCGTCGCCGAATCCCAGCGGGAGGCTGGAGCGGCCAGACGCGCCTACCAGGAGATCATCGACAAGGCGGAGGACGCCGAGCTGGTTCAGTGGGCGAAGGGCCGTGTCCAGGGCCTCGAAGCGCGCGAGAAGCCGCCGCCCCGTCCCGCCCCAAAGGGGAAGCCTCGATCGAAGCTGGAGGGGAAGTCGTGA
- a CDS encoding HAD hydrolase-like protein, whose protein sequence is MEPLCAFDLDHTLVRSALDLAAMRADLRVLALERRLRLPEAVRGFTVAQTIAVIATQAPELEPHCWGIVLDHETRALTSAQCEPGARETLEALAAAGYPLAVWTNNARPATEHALERCGLRGFLATVVTRDEAALKPDPAGLTLLRAAHPARPVWVVGDSWIDGAAAQAGGAAFIAYGADPAELRRRDVAARLIIHDLRTLPASLAALGAPAPPRRV, encoded by the coding sequence ATGGAGCCACTCTGCGCGTTCGATCTCGACCACACCCTCGTCCGCTCGGCGCTCGATCTCGCCGCCATGCGCGCGGACCTCCGCGTCCTGGCGCTCGAGCGGCGACTCCGCCTGCCCGAGGCGGTCCGTGGCTTCACGGTGGCGCAGACGATCGCCGTCATCGCAACCCAGGCGCCCGAGCTGGAGCCTCACTGCTGGGGGATCGTCCTCGACCATGAGACGCGCGCGCTCACGTCGGCTCAGTGCGAGCCGGGAGCCCGCGAGACGCTCGAAGCCCTGGCGGCGGCCGGCTATCCGCTCGCGGTCTGGACCAACAACGCCCGGCCCGCGACGGAGCACGCCCTCGAGCGCTGCGGCTTGCGAGGGTTCCTCGCCACGGTGGTGACGCGGGACGAGGCGGCGCTGAAGCCCGATCCGGCCGGCCTCACGCTCCTCCGGGCCGCCCATCCCGCGCGGCCGGTCTGGGTGGTGGGGGACTCGTGGATCGACGGCGCCGCCGCCCAGGCCGGCGGGGCGGCCTTCATCGCCTACGGCGCCGATCCGGCCGAGCTGCGCCGGCGGGACGTGGCCGCGCGACTGATCATCCACGATCTCCGGACGCTGCCCGCGTCCCTGGCGGCGCTCGGCGCGCCGGCACCGCCCCGCCGCGTATAA
- a CDS encoding replication-associated recombination protein A gives MRPQSLDEFVGQAHLLGPGRLLRTAIESGDLHSMILWGPPGTGKTTLAALLAAQARAHFVSFSAVLSGVKEIRAVIAEAELRLARLGQRTILFVDEIHRFNKAQQDAFLPHVERGIIILIGATTENPSFEVIAALLSRCRVYVLYRLTEDEILAILRRALDDRERGLGALPLEAEPEALAAIARLADGDARSALNILEVAATLVTPSEGVGRLTPGIIQEAAQRKALLYDKGGEEHYNLISALHKSLRDSDPDGTLYWLARMLEAGEDPLFIARRLVRAAAEDVGLADPQALAVALAAKDAYHFLGTPEGELALAEAAVYLACAPKSNAVYTAFDAARADVQARPAEPVPLHLRNAPTRLMRELGYGREYQYAHDAPDAEVDQEHLPPALRGRRYYDPVARGFEAAIRERLARRRGGGEGTP, from the coding sequence ATGCGCCCGCAGAGCCTGGACGAGTTCGTGGGCCAGGCGCACCTCCTGGGGCCCGGCCGGCTCCTCCGGACGGCGATCGAGTCGGGCGACCTTCACTCGATGATCCTCTGGGGGCCGCCGGGCACCGGCAAGACCACGCTCGCCGCGCTCCTCGCCGCCCAGGCCCGCGCCCACTTCGTGAGCTTCTCCGCGGTCCTGTCCGGGGTGAAGGAGATCCGCGCGGTCATCGCCGAGGCCGAGTTGCGCCTCGCCCGCCTGGGTCAGCGCACCATCCTCTTCGTCGACGAGATCCACCGGTTCAACAAGGCGCAGCAGGACGCCTTCCTGCCTCACGTCGAGCGCGGGATCATCATCCTCATCGGGGCCACCACCGAGAACCCCTCCTTCGAGGTGATCGCGGCGCTCCTCTCCCGCTGCCGCGTCTACGTCCTCTACCGCCTGACCGAGGACGAGATCCTGGCGATCCTGCGACGCGCGCTCGACGACCGCGAGCGCGGCCTGGGCGCGCTCCCGCTCGAGGCGGAGCCGGAAGCGCTCGCCGCCATCGCCCGGCTGGCCGACGGGGACGCCCGGAGCGCCTTGAACATCCTCGAGGTGGCCGCGACGCTGGTGACGCCGAGCGAGGGGGTTGGCCGGCTCACGCCCGGGATCATCCAGGAGGCCGCGCAGCGCAAGGCCCTCCTCTACGACAAGGGCGGCGAGGAGCACTACAACCTCATCAGCGCGCTCCACAAGTCGCTCCGCGACTCCGATCCCGACGGGACGCTCTACTGGCTCGCGCGGATGCTGGAGGCGGGCGAGGACCCGCTCTTCATCGCCCGGCGGCTCGTCCGGGCCGCCGCCGAGGACGTCGGTCTGGCCGACCCGCAGGCGCTCGCCGTCGCGCTGGCGGCCAAGGACGCCTACCACTTCCTGGGAACTCCCGAGGGGGAGCTCGCCCTGGCGGAAGCCGCGGTCTATCTCGCCTGCGCACCGAAGTCCAACGCGGTCTACACCGCCTTCGACGCCGCCCGCGCGGACGTCCAGGCCCGCCCCGCCGAGCCCGTCCCGCTTCACCTCCGGAACGCGCCGACCCGCCTCATGAGAGAGCTCGGCTATGGCCGGGAGTACCAGTACGCCCACGACGCGCCGGACGCCGAGGTCGACCAGGAGCATCTCCCGCCGGCGCTTCGCGGCCGGAGGTATTACGATCCCGTGGCGCGGGGCTTCGAGGCGGCGATCCGCGAGCGGCTCGCGCGCCGGCGGGGCGGCGGCGAGGGGACGCCATGA
- a CDS encoding D-alanine--D-alanine ligase family protein, protein MTTEGRGRVRIGVIFGGRSGEHEVSLASAASVLGAIDRSRYEIVPMGITKDGHWLVGGDPLRALAEAAGIPLALPAPPVGGKSRPLAGTALARVATAGGLPADVASGLDVVLPLIHGPYGEDGTLQGLLELADLPYVGAGVLASAVGMDKATMKAVFSAHGLPVVPHLVVLRHEWAGDRNGIASRVVERVAYPCFVKPSNLGSSVGISKVRSAAELDAAVQAAFAHDRKILIERGIAGREIEVSVLGNDNPEASVPGEVLPGKEWYDYEAKYTEGLAKLLIPAPLPDTLAAEFRRLAVLAFRAIDAAGLARVDFFLEGDTRIWLNEINTIPGFTRTSAYPRLWEASGLPYPRLLDRLIELALERHGHKAGR, encoded by the coding sequence ATGACCACGGAAGGCCGCGGGCGGGTTCGGATCGGAGTCATCTTCGGGGGCCGCTCGGGCGAGCACGAGGTCTCTCTCGCCTCGGCGGCGTCGGTGCTGGGGGCCATCGACCGGTCCCGGTACGAGATCGTCCCGATGGGGATCACCAAGGACGGGCACTGGCTCGTCGGCGGCGACCCCCTCCGCGCGCTGGCCGAGGCGGCCGGCATCCCGCTGGCTCTCCCGGCCCCGCCGGTCGGCGGGAAGTCGCGCCCCCTGGCCGGCACCGCGCTCGCGCGGGTCGCGACGGCCGGAGGGTTGCCGGCCGACGTGGCCTCGGGGCTGGACGTCGTGCTTCCGCTGATCCATGGCCCCTACGGCGAGGACGGGACTCTCCAGGGCCTCCTCGAGCTGGCCGATCTGCCATACGTCGGGGCCGGGGTGCTCGCCTCCGCCGTCGGGATGGACAAGGCGACGATGAAGGCGGTGTTCAGCGCCCACGGCCTGCCCGTCGTGCCGCACCTGGTCGTGCTCCGCCACGAATGGGCGGGAGATCGGAACGGCATCGCCAGCCGGGTGGTCGAGCGGGTCGCCTATCCGTGTTTCGTCAAGCCGTCCAATCTCGGGTCCAGCGTCGGGATCAGCAAGGTCCGGAGCGCTGCGGAGCTCGATGCGGCCGTCCAGGCGGCGTTCGCCCACGACCGGAAGATCCTGATCGAGCGCGGGATCGCCGGGCGCGAGATCGAGGTGAGCGTGCTCGGCAACGACAATCCCGAGGCATCGGTCCCCGGCGAGGTGCTGCCCGGCAAGGAGTGGTACGACTACGAGGCGAAGTACACCGAGGGGCTCGCGAAGTTGCTCATTCCCGCACCGCTGCCGGACACGCTGGCCGCCGAGTTCCGGCGGCTCGCCGTCCTGGCCTTCCGCGCGATCGACGCCGCGGGGTTGGCCCGGGTGGACTTCTTTCTCGAGGGCGACACGCGAATCTGGTTGAACGAGATCAATACCATCCCCGGCTTCACCCGCACCTCCGCCTATCCCCGGCTGTGGGAGGCCTCGGGCCTCCCCTATCCGCGCCTGCTCGATCGGCTGATCGAGCTGGCCCTGGAGCGCCACGGCCACAAAGCGGGGCGGTAG
- the murG gene encoding undecaprenyldiphospho-muramoylpentapeptide beta-N-acetylglucosaminyltransferase — protein MAERLRVVIAGGGTGGHTSAGLAMAAALRSRLGPGVELGWVGSHGGLEATRVPAAGIPYHAIPTGKLRRSLALRNLTDLGLRVPAGFVQAWRLLGRLHPDVVVATGGFVAVPTALAAAARRRPLLVHEQVVVPGLANRLTARLADRVAVTFAASAAAFPAGKVVVTGNPVRPELLAGDRTRAFQRFGLDSAAPVVYVTGGAQGAHRINRVIGAALAPLLAVGQLVHQCGDNVYDDAGWLRGQAARLPAALAARYRVVPFITEGLADLYAAAALCVSRAGAGTVTELCALGVPAIFIPLPGARGDEQTANARVLAEAGGAVLLPEAELTPGGLAELVGALLGDPGRLKAMSERARTLARPDAGERLVDLILQLARRR, from the coding sequence GTGGCTGAGCGCCTGCGGGTCGTCATCGCCGGGGGCGGCACCGGCGGGCACACCTCGGCCGGGCTCGCGATGGCGGCGGCGCTGCGATCGCGGCTGGGCCCGGGCGTCGAGCTCGGCTGGGTCGGGAGCCATGGGGGCCTCGAGGCCACGCGCGTCCCGGCAGCCGGCATCCCGTACCACGCGATCCCGACCGGGAAGCTCCGCCGGAGCCTGGCCCTCCGGAACCTGACCGACCTCGGCCTGCGCGTGCCCGCCGGATTCGTCCAGGCCTGGCGACTCCTCGGGCGCCTCCACCCCGACGTGGTGGTCGCCACCGGCGGGTTCGTCGCGGTCCCGACCGCCCTGGCCGCAGCCGCCCGGCGCCGCCCGCTCCTCGTCCACGAGCAGGTCGTCGTCCCCGGGCTCGCCAACCGGCTGACGGCCCGACTCGCGGATCGCGTGGCCGTGACGTTCGCCGCGTCGGCCGCCGCCTTTCCCGCCGGCAAGGTGGTCGTGACCGGCAATCCCGTCCGCCCCGAGCTCCTGGCCGGCGACCGGACACGGGCCTTCCAGCGCTTCGGCCTGGACTCCGCGGCGCCGGTCGTCTATGTCACCGGCGGCGCCCAGGGCGCTCACCGGATCAACCGCGTGATCGGCGCCGCCCTGGCGCCGCTCCTCGCCGTCGGCCAGCTCGTCCACCAGTGCGGAGACAACGTCTACGACGACGCCGGCTGGCTGCGCGGCCAGGCCGCGCGCCTGCCGGCGGCCCTGGCCGCCCGCTATCGCGTCGTGCCGTTCATCACCGAAGGACTGGCCGACCTCTACGCGGCGGCGGCGCTGTGCGTGAGCCGCGCCGGCGCCGGCACCGTCACCGAGCTGTGCGCCCTCGGCGTGCCGGCCATCTTCATTCCGCTCCCCGGCGCGCGGGGCGACGAGCAGACGGCCAACGCCCGGGTCCTGGCCGAGGCCGGCGGGGCCGTGCTTCTCCCCGAGGCCGAGCTGACGCCGGGCGGGCTGGCGGAGCTCGTGGGCGCCCTGCTCGGCGATCCGGGGCGGCTCAAGGCGATGAGCGAGCGCGCGCGCACCCTGGCCCGGCCGGACGCGGGCGAGCGGCTGGTCGACCTGATCCTCCAGCTGGCCCGCCGGCGCTGA
- a CDS encoding TIGR00730 family Rossman fold protein: MKRICVFCGSLAGARPDYAEAARGFAAELVRRQLGLVYGGGSIGLMGVIADAVLAGGGEVTGVIPRGLASREFMHTGVTDLRVVGSMHERKATMASLADGFVALPGGLGTLEETLEALTWSQLGIHPKPIGLLNVRGYWDPLLALFTHATREGFIRSPDVALVLTGETPAELLDALAAWRPSAVRRAWLDPTQT, encoded by the coding sequence GTGAAGCGGATCTGCGTCTTCTGCGGCTCCCTGGCCGGCGCCCGGCCTGATTACGCCGAGGCGGCCCGCGGCTTCGCGGCCGAGCTCGTCCGGCGCCAGCTCGGCCTCGTCTACGGCGGCGGCTCCATCGGGCTGATGGGAGTCATCGCCGACGCCGTGCTGGCGGGCGGCGGCGAGGTCACCGGCGTGATTCCCCGCGGGCTGGCCTCACGGGAGTTCATGCACACCGGCGTCACGGACCTCCGGGTGGTGGGCAGCATGCACGAGCGCAAGGCCACCATGGCGTCGCTGGCCGACGGTTTCGTGGCGCTGCCCGGCGGACTCGGGACGCTCGAGGAGACGCTCGAAGCCCTCACGTGGTCTCAGCTCGGCATCCACCCCAAGCCGATCGGCCTCTTGAACGTGCGCGGGTACTGGGACCCCCTCCTCGCGCTCTTCACCCACGCGACCCGCGAGGGGTTCATCCGCTCGCCAGACGTCGCACTGGTGCTCACCGGCGAGACGCCGGCCGAGCTGCTCGATGCCCTCGCCGCCTGGCGGCCATCGGCGGTCCGCCGGGCCTGGCTCGATCCCACCCAGACCTAG
- a CDS encoding histidine kinase dimerization/phospho-acceptor domain-containing protein → MGQSPLSRELQALLSRHLMVLVMLILAGTGWLVESQLNVFEWFYEVSRPYETLELDGLVPGIVLVLLGAFLDTYRAHQQALRERERLRVMMEMAATVAHEMNDPLTTIIAHLEVAVEEMDPDDPQRDRLASLREAAWRMASRIKQLTELREYRPRDVGVHPRLLDLPRG, encoded by the coding sequence ATGGGTCAGTCGCCGCTCAGCCGAGAGCTTCAAGCGCTGCTCAGCCGGCACCTGATGGTCCTGGTCATGCTGATCCTCGCTGGCACCGGATGGCTCGTCGAGTCCCAGCTGAACGTCTTCGAGTGGTTCTACGAGGTCTCGCGCCCCTACGAGACCCTGGAGCTCGACGGTCTGGTGCCGGGCATCGTCCTCGTCCTGCTCGGAGCATTCCTCGACACCTACCGGGCCCACCAGCAGGCCCTCCGCGAGCGCGAGCGGCTGCGGGTCATGATGGAGATGGCCGCCACCGTGGCCCACGAGATGAACGATCCCTTGACCACGATCATCGCGCATCTCGAGGTGGCGGTCGAGGAGATGGACCCCGACGACCCTCAGCGCGACCGCCTCGCCTCGCTCCGGGAAGCGGCCTGGCGCATGGCGAGCCGCATCAAGCAGCTCACGGAGCTCCGCGAATACCGGCCGCGCGACGTCGGGGTGCATCCGCGCTTGCTGGATCTCCCGCGCGGATGA
- a CDS encoding ABC transporter substrate-binding protein — MTGFGSVWSAVWVVAVLAAQLATAPPEPREVVVSVGGPPTDPAYLPVHAAAALGTFEAEGLRVTLRRVRHPTAALEALRDAEVDVAVTSADQAVRGGWGRGLPVQVLLAHTGAPAAMFLVSTRHVGRVGRIEDLPGKRVGIPGPGTTGHLFLSALLAERRIEAWRVELLSFGGATLVARLDSGNLAAAIVEEPWATRALAQGAAEILFDFRQPEVVARYLGGPFYEVVSVARAPETAEKGKKEAKAEPPAKDRAILEPALTAFARAVIRVQHWLAATPAAEVVARLPADLVGDPERFVTRLQSAQRAYVPGGDATAQGLATTLRVLRAGSPWPATLKVTPEALREPAFITAARAALGPSPAPP, encoded by the coding sequence ATGACCGGTTTCGGCTCGGTGTGGAGCGCGGTCTGGGTGGTGGCCGTCCTCGCGGCGCAGCTCGCCACGGCGCCCCCCGAGCCGCGGGAGGTCGTGGTGAGCGTCGGTGGGCCGCCGACGGACCCGGCGTATCTGCCGGTCCACGCCGCGGCGGCCCTCGGCACCTTCGAGGCCGAGGGCCTCCGGGTGACGCTTCGCCGCGTCAGGCACCCCACGGCCGCCCTGGAGGCGCTGCGCGACGCCGAGGTCGACGTCGCCGTCACCAGCGCCGATCAGGCCGTGCGCGGGGGCTGGGGCCGCGGACTGCCGGTGCAGGTCCTCCTCGCCCACACCGGCGCGCCGGCCGCCATGTTCCTCGTCTCGACCCGCCACGTCGGGCGGGTCGGGCGCATCGAGGACCTCCCCGGCAAGCGGGTCGGCATCCCGGGTCCCGGAACGACGGGGCATCTCTTCCTGTCGGCGCTCCTCGCCGAGCGCCGCATCGAAGCGTGGCGGGTCGAGCTCCTGAGCTTCGGCGGCGCGACGCTGGTCGCCCGGCTCGACTCCGGAAACCTGGCGGCCGCCATCGTGGAGGAGCCGTGGGCGACCCGGGCACTCGCCCAGGGCGCCGCCGAGATCCTCTTCGACTTCCGGCAACCCGAAGTGGTCGCCCGGTACCTCGGGGGGCCGTTCTACGAGGTGGTGAGCGTCGCGCGCGCGCCCGAGACGGCGGAGAAGGGAAAGAAGGAGGCGAAAGCGGAGCCCCCGGCGAAGGACCGCGCGATCCTCGAGCCCGCGCTCACCGCCTTCGCGCGCGCCGTGATCCGCGTCCAGCACTGGCTCGCCGCCACGCCGGCGGCCGAGGTCGTGGCGCGGCTTCCCGCGGATCTGGTGGGGGACCCGGAGCGCTTCGTGACCCGGCTCCAGAGCGCGCAGCGCGCCTACGTGCCGGGCGGCGACGCCACCGCCCAGGGGCTCGCGACCACCCTCCGGGTGCTCCGGGCCGGAAGCCCCTGGCCCGCGACGCTCAAGGTCACGCCCGAGGCGCTCCGTGAGCCCGCGTTCATCACGGCGGCCCGGGCGGCCCTGGGTCCGAGTCCGGCGCCACCCTAA